In Herbaspirillum sp. WKF16, one genomic interval encodes:
- a CDS encoding transglutaminase family protein — protein MSIHVALNHVTSYHYDRAINLGPQTIRLRPAPHSRTRILSYSLRVLPEPHFINWQQDPEGNYLARLVFPEPTTEFKIEVDLVAEMSVINPFDFFLEPYAEEFPFEYAQELQNELLPYRQKLPLSPLFKKFLDGIPREKMGSANFLVALNQQLADHIDYTIRMEPGVQTPEQTLKLKSGSCRDSSWLLVQLLRHLGLAARFVSGYLIQLTADQKSLDGPSGPEADFTDLHAWCEVYLPGAGWVGLDPTSGLFAGEGHIPLSCTPEPASAAPVSGLVDPCEVEFEHLMSVTRVWEAPRVTKPYSEEQWSAIEALGHAIDADLAAGDVRLTMGGEPTFVALDYPDEPEWNTAAMGPTKKPLAAELYHRMRDRYAAQGLPHFGQGKWYPGEQLPRWALNCYWRRDGEPIWHNPALIGDETRPNVTDKIVTSHFLHRVAQRLGVDGKNVFPAYEDVFYYMWRERRLPGNVDPFDSRVDDKHERARLMRVFTQGLQSAVGHVLPLARRFDESGWQSGAWFLRSERCYLHPGDSPLGYRLPLDSLPWVTDSEYPAVHAADPSQLFRPLPGATMIRRQPGGPQELVARVGAAGAGAASSPAAAGSESAAASSAAPAAFESAKHITRTGLCAEVRNGVFYLFMPPLSHLEHYLELVAAIEAVAEELKQPVLLEGYEPPNDPRLRKFSVTPDPGVIEVNIQPANDWNELVEQTTHLYDAARASRLTTEKFMLDGHHSGTGGGNHMVLGGITTGDSPFLRRPDLLRSLISYWHNHPSLSYLFSGMFIGPTSQAPRIDEARNDSTVEIELAFSEMERQVARGGCPPWLVDRLLRNLLIDVTGNTHRAEFCIDKMYSPDSATGRLGLLELRAFEMPPHARMSLTQQLLLRGLVARFWKQPYKPARLVRWGTELHDRFLLPHFIEQDFGDVIADMNEAGYPMKAEWFAPHMEFRCPKIGDYAVKGMEIELRTALEPWHVLGEESTAGGTARYVDSSLERLQVKVTGMAPDRYVLTCNGVAVPLQPTGTVSQFVAGIRYRAWQPPSALHPTIAVDTPLTFDLVDTWNGRSLGGCQYHVVHPGGRNYETFPVNAFEAESRRLARYFRLNHTPGKFDIQPGRPSIEFPFTLDLRYF, from the coding sequence ATGTCAATTCACGTGGCGTTGAACCATGTCACCTCGTACCACTATGACCGTGCCATCAACCTGGGGCCGCAAACCATCCGCCTGCGCCCGGCGCCGCACAGCCGCACCCGCATCCTGAGCTATTCGCTGCGGGTCCTGCCGGAGCCGCATTTCATCAACTGGCAGCAGGATCCGGAAGGCAACTACCTGGCCCGCCTGGTGTTCCCCGAGCCCACCACCGAATTCAAGATCGAGGTCGACCTGGTGGCCGAGATGTCGGTCATCAATCCCTTCGATTTCTTCCTGGAGCCCTACGCCGAAGAGTTTCCGTTCGAGTATGCGCAAGAGCTGCAGAACGAATTGTTGCCGTACCGCCAGAAACTGCCGCTGTCGCCGCTGTTCAAGAAGTTCCTAGACGGCATCCCGCGCGAGAAGATGGGTAGCGCCAATTTCCTGGTGGCCCTGAACCAGCAGCTGGCCGACCATATCGACTACACCATCCGCATGGAACCCGGCGTGCAGACGCCCGAGCAGACCTTGAAGCTGAAGTCGGGCTCCTGCCGCGATTCGTCCTGGCTGCTGGTGCAGTTGCTGCGCCACCTGGGCCTGGCGGCGCGCTTCGTTTCCGGCTACCTGATCCAGCTGACGGCCGACCAGAAATCGCTGGACGGCCCCTCCGGTCCCGAGGCCGACTTCACCGACCTGCACGCCTGGTGCGAGGTCTACCTGCCGGGCGCCGGCTGGGTCGGGCTGGACCCGACCTCGGGCCTGTTCGCCGGAGAAGGCCATATTCCCTTATCGTGCACGCCGGAGCCGGCTTCGGCGGCGCCGGTGTCGGGCCTGGTCGATCCCTGCGAAGTGGAGTTCGAGCACCTGATGAGCGTTACGCGGGTGTGGGAAGCGCCGCGCGTGACCAAGCCCTACAGCGAGGAGCAGTGGAGCGCGATCGAGGCGCTGGGCCACGCCATCGACGCCGACCTGGCCGCCGGCGACGTGCGCCTGACCATGGGCGGCGAGCCGACCTTCGTGGCGCTGGACTACCCGGACGAGCCGGAATGGAACACCGCCGCCATGGGGCCGACCAAGAAGCCGCTGGCGGCCGAGCTCTACCATCGCATGCGCGACCGGTACGCCGCGCAGGGCCTGCCGCACTTCGGCCAGGGCAAGTGGTATCCGGGCGAGCAGCTGCCGCGCTGGGCGCTGAACTGCTACTGGCGGCGCGACGGCGAGCCGATCTGGCACAACCCGGCGCTGATCGGCGACGAGACCCGTCCCAACGTCACCGACAAGATCGTCACCAGCCACTTCCTGCACCGCGTGGCGCAGCGCCTGGGCGTGGACGGCAAGAACGTCTTCCCCGCCTACGAGGACGTGTTCTACTACATGTGGCGCGAGCGCCGCCTGCCGGGCAACGTCGATCCCTTCGACTCGCGCGTGGACGACAAGCATGAGCGCGCGCGCCTGATGCGCGTGTTCACCCAGGGCCTGCAAAGCGCGGTCGGCCATGTGCTGCCGCTGGCGCGCCGCTTCGACGAGAGCGGCTGGCAGAGCGGCGCGTGGTTCCTGCGCAGCGAGCGTTGCTACCTGCATCCCGGCGATTCGCCGCTGGGCTATCGCCTGCCGTTGGATTCGCTGCCCTGGGTCACCGACAGCGAATACCCGGCGGTGCATGCGGCCGATCCTTCGCAGCTGTTCCGTCCGCTGCCCGGCGCGACCATGATCCGCCGCCAGCCGGGCGGGCCGCAGGAGCTCGTGGCGCGCGTAGGCGCGGCGGGAGCGGGCGCAGCATCGTCGCCGGCGGCGGCCGGCAGCGAATCGGCAGCGGCATCCTCCGCGGCGCCGGCCGCGTTCGAGTCGGCCAAGCACATCACCCGCACCGGCCTGTGCGCCGAGGTGCGCAACGGCGTGTTCTACCTTTTCATGCCGCCGCTGTCGCATCTGGAGCATTACCTCGAACTGGTGGCCGCGATCGAAGCGGTGGCCGAGGAGCTCAAGCAGCCGGTGCTGCTGGAGGGCTACGAGCCGCCCAACGATCCGCGCCTGCGCAAGTTCAGCGTCACGCCCGACCCCGGCGTGATCGAGGTCAACATCCAGCCGGCCAACGACTGGAACGAGCTGGTGGAGCAGACCACCCACCTGTACGACGCCGCGCGCGCCTCGCGCCTGACCACCGAGAAGTTCATGCTCGACGGCCATCACTCCGGCACCGGCGGCGGCAACCACATGGTGCTGGGCGGCATCACCACCGGCGATTCGCCCTTCCTGCGGCGGCCGGACCTGCTGCGCAGCCTGATCTCCTACTGGCACAACCATCCCTCGCTGTCCTACCTGTTCTCGGGCATGTTCATCGGCCCCACCTCGCAGGCGCCGCGCATCGACGAGGCGCGCAACGACTCCACCGTGGAGATCGAGCTGGCCTTCAGCGAGATGGAGCGCCAGGTCGCGCGCGGCGGATGCCCGCCGTGGCTGGTGGATCGCCTGCTGCGCAACCTGCTGATCGACGTCACCGGCAACACCCACCGCGCCGAGTTCTGCATCGACAAGATGTACTCCCCCGACAGCGCCACCGGCCGCCTGGGCCTGCTGGAACTGCGCGCCTTCGAGATGCCGCCGCATGCGCGCATGAGCCTGACCCAGCAGTTGCTGCTGCGCGGCCTGGTGGCGCGTTTCTGGAAGCAGCCCTACAAGCCGGCGCGCCTGGTGCGCTGGGGCACCGAGCTGCACGACCGCTTCCTGCTGCCGCATTTCATCGAGCAGGATTTCGGCGACGTGATCGCCGACATGAACGAGGCCGGCTATCCGATGAAGGCGGAGTGGTTCGCGCCGCACATGGAGTTCCGCTGCCCCAAGATCGGCGACTACGCCGTCAAGGGCATGGAGATCGAACTGCGCACCGCGCTCGAACCCTGGCACGTGCTGGGCGAGGAAAGCACCGCCGGCGGCACCGCGCGCTATGTCGATTCCTCGCTGGAGCGGCTGCAGGTGAAGGTGACCGGCATGGCGCCCGACCGCTACGTGCTCACCTGCAACGGCGTGGCCGTGCCGCTGCAGCCCACCGGCACGGTGAGCCAGTTCGTGGCCGGGATCCGCTACCGCGCCTGGCAGCCGCCGTCGGCGCTGCATCCGACCATCGCGGTGGACACGCCGCTGACCTTCGACCTGGTCGACACCTGGAACGGCCGCAGCCTGGGCGGATGCCAGTACCACGTTGTGCATCCGGGCGGGCGCAACTACGAGACCTTCCCGGTCAACGCCTTCGAGGCGGAAAGCCGCCGCCTGGCGCGCTACTTCCGCCTGAACCATACGCCGGGAAAATTCGATATCCAGCCGGGACGGCCGTCTATCGAGTTTCCTTTTACGTTAGACTTGCGCTACTTCTAA
- a CDS encoding circularly permuted type 2 ATP-grasp protein has translation MHQRLLESYPVSSDRYDEMLLPDGSLRPHWRTLIDQLEHLSPDMLRRRATEVRDAIASDGVTYNVYADPKGANRPWELDLLPQVVAADEWRFLSRAVSQRARLMNAVLADIYGDQAMIGEGLLPPALVFGQHGYLMPCHGLKPPGGVHLHAYAIDLARSADGTWWVVSDRTQGPSGTGYALQNRQIMSRAMPEALRDMQVESPHGYFHTLRSTLTRLAPANGEAPLIVLLTPGPYNETYSEHAFLAHTLGFPLVEGVDLTVRGDQVFLKTLNGLRRVHAILRRMDDDYCDPLELRADSALGVPGLTQAARLGNVLVANSLGSGVLESTALHGFLPAISERLLGETLMLPAVASWWCGEKPALDYTLEHFDDLVIVPAFSSMRMLPVFGHTVTGAARRRLIESLQLQPHAYAAQEWVRLSQAPVMSRSGDYRLMSRTVSLRVFAVADGEGGYHVMPGGLTRVASRQRRDVVSMQQGGTTKDVWVLREGESAPDQLGDEAAGVAAADGTLIRSTVDVSSHAGENLFWMGRYSERVKNLARLLRTTLQYTMDGQTESRGMLGSVSWICSQLGVQMPKSDPRPTITGLQQSLQAAVVDPSVPVSIATQLRQLANAAYQVREHLSLDNWHALNKMPAMVQDRANTPAAAQQVLSNVIDACSGLAGHALDDMTRDAGWQFLMVGRHIERMANMATLFDNFLRLPPQRQTAALSWLLESASSIVTYRVRYRRTPEWLPVLHLLVFDISNPHGMAYQFRMLQQYLADIAQQLGLLSMTIPSHLAHQLEAMNLADFAHGSPGAAEANARLAQLMRDAVNGGYMLSDDLSRHYFTPLTAPVSQGV, from the coding sequence ATGCACCAGCGTTTACTGGAAAGCTATCCGGTCAGCAGCGATCGCTACGACGAGATGCTGCTGCCCGACGGCAGCCTGCGGCCGCACTGGCGAACGCTCATCGACCAGCTGGAACACCTGTCGCCGGACATGCTGCGCCGGCGCGCCACCGAGGTGCGCGACGCCATCGCCTCGGACGGCGTCACCTACAACGTCTATGCCGATCCCAAGGGCGCCAACCGGCCTTGGGAGCTGGACCTGCTGCCGCAAGTGGTGGCGGCCGACGAATGGCGCTTCCTGTCGCGCGCGGTAAGCCAGCGCGCGCGCCTGATGAATGCCGTGCTGGCCGACATCTACGGCGACCAGGCGATGATCGGTGAAGGCCTGCTGCCGCCGGCGCTGGTGTTCGGCCAGCACGGCTACCTGATGCCTTGCCACGGCCTGAAGCCGCCGGGCGGGGTGCACCTGCATGCCTACGCGATCGACCTGGCGCGCTCGGCCGACGGCACCTGGTGGGTGGTCTCGGACCGCACCCAGGGGCCCTCGGGCACCGGCTATGCGCTGCAGAACCGGCAGATCATGTCGCGCGCCATGCCCGAGGCCTTGCGCGACATGCAGGTGGAGTCGCCGCACGGCTACTTCCATACCCTGCGCTCCACCCTCACGCGGCTGGCGCCGGCCAACGGCGAGGCGCCGCTGATCGTGCTGCTCACACCCGGGCCGTACAACGAAACCTATTCCGAACACGCCTTCCTGGCGCACACGCTGGGCTTCCCGCTGGTGGAGGGCGTCGACCTGACGGTGCGCGGCGACCAGGTGTTCCTGAAGACCTTGAACGGCCTGCGCCGGGTGCACGCCATCCTGCGCCGCATGGACGACGACTACTGCGATCCGCTGGAATTGCGGGCCGACTCCGCGCTGGGCGTGCCCGGCCTGACCCAGGCCGCGCGCCTGGGCAATGTGCTGGTGGCCAATTCGCTGGGCAGCGGCGTGCTGGAGTCGACCGCGCTGCACGGTTTCCTGCCGGCCATCTCGGAGCGCCTGCTGGGCGAGACGCTGATGCTGCCGGCGGTGGCGTCGTGGTGGTGCGGCGAGAAGCCGGCGCTGGATTACACGCTGGAGCATTTCGACGACCTGGTGATCGTGCCGGCATTTTCCAGCATGCGCATGCTGCCGGTGTTCGGCCACACGGTCACGGGCGCTGCGCGGCGCCGCCTGATCGAAAGCCTGCAGCTGCAGCCGCACGCCTATGCCGCGCAAGAGTGGGTGCGCCTGTCGCAGGCGCCGGTGATGTCGCGCAGCGGCGACTACCGCCTCATGAGCCGCACCGTCAGCCTGCGCGTGTTCGCGGTGGCCGACGGCGAGGGCGGTTACCACGTCATGCCCGGCGGCCTGACGCGCGTGGCGTCGCGCCAGCGGCGCGACGTGGTGTCGATGCAGCAGGGCGGCACCACCAAGGACGTGTGGGTCCTGCGCGAAGGCGAATCCGCGCCGGACCAGCTGGGCGACGAGGCGGCCGGCGTCGCCGCCGCCGACGGCACGCTGATCCGCAGCACGGTAGACGTCTCTTCGCATGCCGGCGAGAACCTCTTCTGGATGGGACGCTATTCGGAGCGCGTGAAGAACCTCGCGCGCTTGTTGCGCACCACGCTGCAATACACGATGGACGGCCAGACCGAAAGCCGCGGCATGCTGGGCAGCGTGTCCTGGATCTGCAGCCAGCTGGGCGTGCAGATGCCCAAGTCCGATCCGCGCCCGACCATCACCGGCCTGCAGCAAAGCCTGCAGGCGGCGGTGGTCGATCCGTCGGTGCCGGTCAGCATCGCCACCCAGTTGCGCCAGCTGGCCAATGCCGCTTACCAGGTGCGCGAGCACCTGTCGCTGGACAACTGGCATGCCTTGAACAAGATGCCGGCCATGGTGCAGGACCGCGCCAACACGCCGGCCGCCGCCCAGCAGGTGCTGAGCAACGTGATCGATGCCTGCTCCGGCCTGGCCGGGCATGCGCTGGACGACATGACGCGCGACGCCGGCTGGCAGTTCCTGATGGTGGGGCGCCACATCGAACGCATGGCCAACATGGCCACGCTGTTCGACAATTTCCTGCGCCTGCCGCCGCAGCGCCAGACCGCCGCGCTGTCCTGGCTGCTGGAGTCGGCCAGCAGCATCGTCACCTATCGCGTGCGTTACCGGCGCACGCCGGAGTGGCTGCCGGTGCTGCACCTGCTGGTGTTCGACATCAGCAATCCGCACGGCATGGCCTACCAGTTCCGCATGCTGCAGCAATACCTGGCCGACATCGCGC